gaaaataatttaaaattttggtcaaATCTAATGTGTTTTTTGCGATGTTCAACCGTGGTTACCGTGCAGTACCGCTAGGGCGGTAACGGTTCCCCACACGGTGTTGTAAACCCAGCTCCCACTATACATCAGATTTACATGGACTAGTGTACATGTTACCGTGTATGCATAAACGGTACCCGTAGTAGCATCATTTGAGCGGTGTAATGCGGATATTGAGTAAGGCCATGTCCTATCTTAGCCCAACCAAATTAGCCTTTCAGGTCCGCATGTAAAAAACCATGAAAAAAGTCCACCACAGGTCTCTAACTTGAAGTCAAGTTTAGTTTTCGTCCTTTAgccataatatcataaatatgTACTCTAAACTTGGCAtccggtgggtcccacatgttcatattttttattttttactctctCATCTCCCTCCCTGCGTGTGCAGCGGCGTGCAGCGTGCTGCAGGTGCACGCCGCTCGCCTGCGCCGGCCACCGCTCGCTCGCGCCATCGTTGCACGCGCTCGCCCGCACCGGCCACCGCTCGCCTGCGCCAGCCGCTGCAcgtcgctcgcccgcgcccatGAGTAGAACACTACGAGTAGAACACTATGATTTGATGATCGTAATGTGAACCCACTACagatataaatgaaaaggTAAAGCAATGTCCAAAGCTCAAAcagaataaaaacaaaatatctttGTGCGCCCATACATAAACGGCTCAATGAATTTCTAATCTTGTTCATCCTCCTCGTCCAGATATTCAAGGTATTGCTTCATATTTGGGTATACGAGCCAGGAATGAAGGGGGCGGGGGGTGAGCCCTAGCGACACGGGCAAAGCGCTTCTGCCACTCCTTATCCGGATCGTACTTGTGCAGCTTCCCCGCCCGCCGGTACTCCTCCACCACATCCTCCTCCGTCATCTCTATATACCGGAGCACGTCATCCAATGCCGCCCGGAGGAAGTCCAACCTCGCCGCACTCTCCGCGGCCGAAGCCGCCTTCCACTTCTCCCGCCGAGGCTGCTGCTGTTCTGCGGCGTCGCCGACGGTTGGATTCTCCATCGGACTCCCgctctgctcctcctcctcctcctcctgctgctgctgttctgTGGCGTCGCCGACGGTTGGATTCTCCACCGGACTCTcgctcttctcctcctcctgctgctctgTGGCGTCCCCGGCGGCGTCTTTGTTCTCCATCTCGGacgacgcggtggcgacggaggaTCGCTTCGCTTGAAATCAGGATTGGTTTGTTGTCTCGCCGATGGAAATCCGCGCGGTTTGGTGGTGCTTTCGGTTGGTCTGGGGTCAACAGCTATATTTATAGGGCGATGGCCTACGTGTCGGAGTCGAACTGTTTCTCCGGGTCGGAGTTCTCGGGCTCGAACCATACACCGGCTCGCGTCGGTCGGTGCGCTCGAGGTAGCAGTGAGGCCGTCAGATTTTAATCGCACGGTCTGCGGCTCGCGTGCGGCCCCGTCTCGGCCTTCGCTGGGGTTCGGCGGCAGCCATGTCCGAGACGGagtcatcggcggcggcggcggcggcggcggaggggaggaagcCCAGGAGGCTGAGGGGGCACAGGAAGGGCGCCGTCACCTGCTGCGTCGCGTCATGCTCCCGCCCGGGCGTCGTGGCCTCCTCCGGCGAGGTACGCGGTTCTGCTCGTGGTGCTGTCTCTCCAGGGGGAAGGCGACGCCGTCCAGGGGCTTCGCGTGCCCGCTCGAGACCTTGCCTGGTCGGAGAAACACACGCTGTCTGGTGGCTCTGGCCGTCCGTGGTCTCACTCCTTGGTGCTGCAGCATGGCGGGGTGCTTCGCTGAGGAAACTGGTCGAACACCTCGTGGGCGCTGTCTGCTGAGCTAATGGTAGAATTTTGTAGGCTTGCCTGCTTCCCCCTCTGCGATGCCGCAATGTGCAACCATGGAGCCAGAATTCATGGCTGATGTCCTTCACTCCGTCAGTGGAGGTTATGGCTCCTTGAGCGTTAGCGGGGGTGGTTGGCCTAGTTCGTAGGCAATAGTCTCGCGGCCGATTTGTAGCGGTATTGTATCTCAGACCGACAAACTGAGATTGATGCATCCCACTACTATGTACACATTAGAATACAGTACCCTTGTGGAAGTAGCAACCtgcatagattttttttagaatccAGTTCCATATTTCACCTTTGTCCTTGCTGCAATGCTGCTTCCTGATGGCCCTTGAGTTCAGTACCAATTATCCCAACTTAACTTTCCCAGCATAGAGATGTCGTGTAGAGCTTATCAAAGATTTCATATAAGATTAGCACAAAGCACAAAATGGTAGTTGGCATATGCGAGAACGTCATTAATTGCTAAGAACTTGGTGAATGTGCATCGATTTCCCGTATCATCTTGCATCCAGTTGATGCTTTCTTTTTGATTTCTCCTTTTCTGTAAAGTGTGTTGCTTATGCTAATTCTTGTGTTCTCATGGCTTATTACACCAGGATGGTTGTATTTGCTGGTTTGATTTGCGTACGAAGAATGTGCTTTTCACCATGGAGGCAACAAATCAACCAATTTCTTCAGTGTGTTTCAAAGCAGGTAAGCATGCCCTCCGTTGTCCAAACCACTCCAgagttttgtcccaaaatatgtGGGGCATGGCAATATCACACGCTAAAATGCCCTCTCTTTTGGTAGGAAATGAAGATCTTGTATATGCCTCTGCTGGAAATGAAATTTTGTCTTTCGATGTTCGAATGGTAAGTTCAGCATCCCTATTTTTGTTATGTGCTTAACTTGGTTCTTCTTTGGTATTATGGttacaactttttttaaaaaaaaatagggacCTCAAGCAGAGCCATTGGAGAAATATAACTACAATAGAGATGAAATCAATCAGGTTGTTCCCTGGAGTATATTGCCATCCCCTTCTCTATGAAAAGACCACTATTTCAGCCTGAAATGATGCTGTCACTCTGTGGATGTTCTCTTATTTTTACCTAAAAGGTTTACACAAACATGATTGAAATAAAAAGAGAATCTAAAAGTTCACATTCGATGCAGATTGCTGTGAGCTCTAAAGGTTTTCTTGCTGCTGCAGATGATAGTGGGGATGTTAAGGTAAAATATTGTGTTGACAAAAATGTTGAACACAAGCATGattctattatctaaaaatatataagtgatCAAAATATTGGTAGTGCTGTTTAGACTTAGAGGAGGTCACTTGAAAATGTTGAAAGAGTTGGCAAATATGTAATGCAGTTtatcattaaatttaagtaaatgaacattgactataaatatttatggtaCAGTTATTCTAGCTGAATTtatgatgatattttcatactACTTgcttcattaattttttttatgaagaaGATTTCTGATTGGGATTTTCTGATTTTGTATGCTTGAGTTTCATTTAGATTAAATGATAGTTTTTGAATTGGGAATTGATTGTGAATTGTGCAATAGAAGGTACCAAGTCAGAACTTGTTCAGTGTTTTCACTCTTGAGAAATTCTGCTTTTGCAGATTATCAATACCATTCAAAAATGCATGTACAAAAGATTGAGGGAAGCTCACACAAGTGTATCCTTATGCAGTGCTATTGTGATATTTAACTTTGATGTTTCATCATTTTATGATCCTAGTGTTTTTATTCCCTGCAATATGTAAATCAGTTATTCCTTAGTCATGTTTATAAGATATGCAGCAGTGTACAATTCATTCCTTGGAAACCTTGGACAGGTTCGTGCTACTTCACGcctcattttttttgatatattttttcttttgtcaacTTGTAAGATACAAATACTAGCTGTTCTCCTTGGATTGTGttctttaatttgaattttttttatcctcaCAAATAGTTCAATTTCATGTAACAGCCATTACTGGAGGCCTTGATTCAAAGCTTGCTGTGTGGGATTTCTCCAAAGGGCGAACACTGTTTTCTATTGATTATGGTACCTCCTTTTTCTATGAAtgaaaaatcttacaatacaTGCATTACAGCAACTTCATGTATCCTTTTACCTTTTTACAATGTTGCAGTTAACAATTCCTAGTGAATCTCATGTGGTTGCTTTAATGGGTTTACATCTGTAGCTTTAAGATTAAATGGGAAATATTGGTTTTGTTGATTAAATACAAAGCTGTGTACTCCATTTATTCACAGAAATTTTCTCcagattaatatatgttattttatttttttggctctTTGAATGTCAGGATCACCTGAAATGCAGAATGGAAGCTCAGGTACTGGCCAATGTTTCAACCCTCCTTTTGTTCACTCAATAGCAGTTTCTGAAGAGGGCATCTTGGGAGGTTTGTACAAAGTGTGCGCTGTTGCAAGAGGAGATGGTGCTGTTGATGTGGTTAATCTAGAATATGAACTTGCCCCTGCGAAATCAAAAGGGCTTCCTCGGATGGCAGATTTGAGTTTAAGCTCGAAAAGAACTGATATAGGAGATGGATGTGCTAGTCAAAGTCAAGGGAAAAGGATCCATCTTGATTACACAGTGGGTGGCCATACATCATCTGTTTCTTGTGTGTAAGTTCCTCTATGCTGTTTTTCTGTAATTTCTGACAAATCTTACCATTTTACTAACCACTTAATACTTTAACAGTACATTTTCGGTATTTGGTGAGAAGGGGAAGTTCCTTGTTTCCGGTGGCAATGATTCGTCGGTTAAATTATGGGATTGGTCCAAAGGGTTCTCCTCTGAAACAAATAGCAATGGTGAATTGGTTTTGAATATGAATGTTAGTAAAAAGGTAGCCACTCAACCTTAATTTTGTGAAATGTTGTCTTCAGACtttggctatatatatatatagaactaCTTCATTACTTGatatagatactaaattttgCTGTTAACGGATGTGATTGAATTCTTAGGCTTGGTAAAAATGCTAACCTTTGATCCACATCTTGACAGGTGAACTGGTTGTGTACTGCTCCGACTGATTCAGACAATCTGATTGTGTGCGACACATCCAAGGTGCTCAAAGTTTATAATCTACCTTAGGGGGGAATGTGCGGCATTATCTCATGAACAATTTCTTGGGACATTTAGCACAAAAGTGTCTCCCCAACCATCAGTGTCAGCTTGGTCCTGACTAGTCTGGTGATGAAGCTAGGCCACCGCTGCTAGTTGTGTGAAGTGAGAATTCTAGATTTTTACTACC
This is a stretch of genomic DNA from Oryza brachyantha chromosome 1, ObraRS2, whole genome shotgun sequence. It encodes these proteins:
- the LOC102705027 gene encoding sperm-associated antigen 16 protein isoform X1, whose translation is MSETESSAAAAAAAEGRKPRRLRGHRKGAVTCCVASCSRPGVVASSGEDGCICWFDLRTKNVLFTMEATNQPISSVCFKAGNEDLVYASAGNEILSFDVRMGPQAEPLEKYNYNRDEINQIAVSSKGFLAAADDSGDVKIINTIQKCMYKRLREAHTSICSSVQFIPWKPWTAITGGLDSKLAVWDFSKGRTLFSIDYGSPEMQNGSSGTGQCFNPPFVHSIAVSEEGILGGLYKVCAVARGDGAVDVVNLEYELAPAKSKGLPRMADLSLSSKRTDIGDGCASQSQGKRIHLDYTVGGHTSSVSCVTFSVFGEKGKFLVSGGNDSSVKLWDWSKGFSSETNSNGELVLNMNVSKKVNWLCTAPTDSDNLIVCDTSKVLKVYNLP
- the LOC102705027 gene encoding sperm-associated antigen 16 protein isoform X2, whose product is MSETESSAAAAAAAEGRKPRRLRGHRKGAVTCCVASCSRPGVVASSGEDGCICWFDLRTKNVLFTMEATNQPISSVCFKAGNEDLVYASAGNEILSFDVRMIAVSSKGFLAAADDSGDVKIINTIQKCMYKRLREAHTSICSSVQFIPWKPWTAITGGLDSKLAVWDFSKGRTLFSIDYGSPEMQNGSSGTGQCFNPPFVHSIAVSEEGILGGLYKVCAVARGDGAVDVVNLEYELAPAKSKGLPRMADLSLSSKRTDIGDGCASQSQGKRIHLDYTVGGHTSSVSCVTFSVFGEKGKFLVSGGNDSSVKLWDWSKGFSSETNSNGELVLNMNVSKKVNWLCTAPTDSDNLIVCDTSKVLKVYNLP